A single region of the Changchengzhania lutea genome encodes:
- the radA gene encoding DNA repair protein RadA gives MAKIKTTFFCQNCGSQYAQWQGQCNACKEWNTIVEEVIQKLEKSDWKPPTSRAKRTAIPLRINEIDASKEARLNTFDGEFNRVLGGGIVPGSLTLLGGEPGIGKSTLLLQISLKLPYKTLYVSGEESQKQIKMRAERIHPENNNCYILTETKTQNIFKQIEKLQPEIVIIDSIQTLHSDYIESSSGSISQIKECTSELIKFAKETSTPVLLIGHITKDGNIAGPKILEHMVDTVLQFEGDRNHVFRILRAHKNRFGSTNELGIYEMQGSGLREVSNPSEILISKKDEELSGNAVAATLEGVRPLMIEVQALVSTAVYGTPQRSATGFNAKRLNMLLAVLEKRAGFRLGAKDVFLNITGGITVDDPAIDLAVVASILSSNEDVALQKDFCFAAEVGLSGEIRPVQRVEQRILEAEKLGFSTIFVSKYNKMSLKNTVIKIQLISKIEDLVDFIV, from the coding sequence ATGGCGAAAATAAAAACGACTTTTTTTTGCCAAAACTGTGGCTCGCAATATGCGCAATGGCAAGGACAGTGCAACGCCTGTAAAGAATGGAATACTATTGTTGAAGAGGTTATTCAGAAACTTGAGAAGAGCGATTGGAAGCCGCCAACCTCAAGGGCCAAAAGAACCGCTATTCCATTAAGAATTAATGAAATTGATGCCTCAAAAGAAGCCAGATTAAACACTTTTGATGGCGAGTTTAATCGTGTTTTAGGGGGCGGGATTGTTCCTGGTTCATTGACTTTATTGGGTGGTGAACCTGGCATTGGTAAAAGCACTTTGTTGCTTCAAATTTCTTTAAAGCTGCCTTATAAAACCTTATATGTTTCTGGAGAGGAAAGTCAGAAACAAATCAAAATGCGTGCAGAACGTATTCATCCAGAGAATAACAATTGCTACATTTTAACAGAAACCAAAACGCAAAACATCTTTAAGCAAATTGAAAAGTTGCAACCAGAAATTGTGATTATAGATTCCATTCAAACCTTACATTCAGATTATATTGAATCCTCTTCTGGGAGCATTTCGCAAATAAAGGAATGCACCAGCGAGCTTATTAAGTTCGCCAAGGAAACATCTACGCCGGTGCTGCTTATTGGTCATATCACCAAGGATGGAAATATTGCAGGGCCAAAGATTTTGGAACATATGGTAGATACGGTTTTGCAATTTGAAGGCGATAGAAATCATGTGTTCCGAATTTTAAGAGCGCATAAAAATAGATTTGGTTCTACAAACGAATTGGGTATTTATGAAATGCAGGGATCTGGGCTTCGTGAGGTCTCAAATCCTTCTGAAATTTTAATATCTAAAAAAGATGAAGAATTAAGCGGAAATGCCGTTGCAGCTACTTTAGAAGGTGTACGTCCGTTAATGATTGAAGTTCAGGCGTTGGTGAGTACTGCCGTTTATGGCACGCCACAACGCAGTGCTACAGGTTTTAATGCAAAACGTTTGAACATGCTACTGGCCGTTTTAGAAAAACGTGCTGGCTTTCGTCTGGGAGCAAAGGATGTGTTTCTAAATATCACCGGTGGTATCACTGTGGATGATCCGGCTATTGATCTGGCTGTGGTAGCTTCAATTTTATCATCCAATGAAGATGTAGCGCTTCAAAAAGACTTTTGTTTTGCGGCAGAAGTAGGGCTTTCAGGAGAAATTAGACCCGTGCAACGGGTAGAACAACGTATTTTGGAAGCCGAAAAATTAGGGTTTTCAACAATTTTTGTTTCAAAATACAATAAAATGTCATTAAAAAACACAGTTATTAAAATTCAGCTCATCTCTAAAATAGAAGATTTAGTAGATTTTATTGTTTAG
- a CDS encoding PEP/pyruvate-binding domain-containing protein — translation MHKSNYIILLLVFFTTLSWSQELSNKQLEHLVETYKKDIRGPYYRIKWFCKDGSIREPRDPCPDSIGGGIQHASFKESAINLRKTNHLFFGDILAAAEKDAFLDKTNNYSRLKQYQIGKYLASVDDGWILRKGQYYRGAIQSEDEEAWGKDFFEWLLKNDNLLQSNYYLIRQALKDIPHNGDSNIAQLMRSQSKIISEEYVPFMDLRIKIHGKPEAADVDAVKTFARKNQSKLSTNLKRDFGELIETMEKYYAPIDFDKLESDLKGVSVINEATKKIMAFIQDNKNNESSASFSSNIANILNTIRLHINSFDKSDDKLILLDISNELEHTLLSQLQDWKTETLYHNLEKINTLVCAAMGTGLLENWEYQAIEEAIGSQLAKDELKVDELNDVLSVARSAVEWSASMVKANYQKDVDIYTAFEPLAYSFIDDRVRSSIALNLGETVSELGSFVAKATNINNTVMSIGNQSAIRGLNPGYAKGELVVVDGNPDLVEVSTNKIYIFEKPPADLKPVAGIMTVSEGNLVSHVQLLARNLGIPNAALSYENLKDLKKYSGKMVFYAVSNKGNVVLKTEDDMSHVEQNLFSKQQRSKNVIAVPVDQIRLDKKKVVNMRDVDAKDSGKLCGPKAANLGELKKLFPDQVVEGLIIPFGIFRSHMDEAMPGENKSYWAYLNDTFSKANEMQSEGASEDAVEDFQLKALEKLHKAIIKMPLDASFLKDLKSNFKSVFGDKIGDVPVFLRSDTNMEDLKEFTGAGLNLTLFNILDEAEILNGIKRVWASAYTERSFKWRQKYLSNPENVFPSILIIPSVDVDYSGVMITKGINSGNDDDLTVAFSKGAGGAVDGQSAETRLITEKTHVLLAPARQSDYIRLPKTGGTKEYIATFESPILNNKNIEDIREIAKEVRKKLSEESVNNQAFDVEFGFKDDKLWLFQIRPFVENKQAKSSDYLSAIAPKLDKNLKIKLSTSI, via the coding sequence ATGCACAAATCGAATTACATTATATTACTTCTCGTTTTTTTTACCACACTAAGTTGGTCTCAAGAGCTATCTAATAAACAGTTAGAGCATTTAGTAGAAACTTATAAAAAGGACATCCGCGGGCCATATTACAGAATTAAATGGTTTTGTAAAGACGGTAGCATAAGGGAGCCCAGAGATCCTTGTCCAGATAGTATTGGTGGTGGCATTCAACATGCCAGTTTTAAAGAAAGTGCCATAAATTTGCGAAAAACCAACCATTTATTTTTTGGAGATATTTTGGCTGCCGCCGAAAAGGACGCGTTCTTAGATAAAACAAATAATTATAGCAGGTTAAAACAATATCAAATAGGAAAATATCTAGCCAGTGTGGATGACGGCTGGATATTAAGAAAAGGACAGTATTACAGAGGTGCTATTCAATCTGAAGATGAAGAAGCTTGGGGAAAGGACTTTTTTGAGTGGTTGTTAAAAAATGACAATTTACTGCAAAGCAATTATTATTTAATTAGACAAGCGCTGAAAGATATCCCTCATAACGGCGATAGTAACATCGCACAACTCATGCGGAGTCAATCTAAAATTATTTCAGAAGAATATGTCCCTTTTATGGATTTAAGAATAAAAATTCATGGAAAGCCAGAAGCTGCTGATGTAGATGCTGTGAAAACTTTTGCAAGAAAGAATCAATCGAAGCTATCTACCAATTTAAAAAGAGATTTTGGAGAACTTATTGAAACGATGGAGAAGTATTATGCTCCTATCGATTTTGATAAATTAGAAAGTGATTTAAAAGGTGTCTCTGTTATTAATGAAGCTACTAAAAAAATCATGGCATTTATTCAAGATAATAAGAATAACGAATCTTCGGCATCCTTTAGTTCTAATATTGCTAATATTTTAAACACCATTCGTCTACACATAAATAGTTTTGATAAGAGTGATGACAAATTGATTTTACTTGATATTTCAAATGAATTGGAGCACACCTTATTATCGCAACTTCAAGATTGGAAAACAGAAACCCTGTATCATAATCTGGAAAAAATAAACACCTTAGTGTGTGCTGCCATGGGGACAGGCCTCCTCGAAAACTGGGAATATCAAGCCATTGAAGAAGCCATAGGAAGTCAGTTGGCTAAAGATGAATTAAAAGTTGACGAATTAAACGATGTTTTAAGTGTTGCGCGAAGTGCTGTAGAATGGAGCGCCTCAATGGTTAAAGCCAATTATCAGAAGGACGTGGATATCTATACAGCCTTTGAACCTTTAGCCTATAGTTTTATTGATGATAGAGTTAGAAGTAGCATCGCACTTAATCTTGGTGAAACCGTTAGTGAATTGGGTAGTTTTGTTGCAAAAGCCACGAATATTAATAATACGGTGATGTCTATCGGTAATCAAAGTGCCATTAGAGGCTTAAATCCTGGATACGCTAAAGGGGAGTTGGTTGTTGTTGATGGCAATCCCGATTTAGTAGAAGTGAGTACAAACAAAATATACATCTTTGAAAAACCACCTGCCGATTTAAAACCTGTAGCAGGAATTATGACGGTATCAGAAGGGAATTTGGTGTCGCACGTGCAATTATTAGCTAGAAATTTAGGAATTCCTAACGCAGCCTTGTCTTATGAAAATCTTAAGGATTTAAAAAAATACAGTGGTAAAATGGTATTCTACGCGGTGTCCAATAAAGGCAATGTGGTTTTAAAAACAGAAGACGATATGTCTCATGTTGAGCAGAATTTATTCAGCAAACAACAACGTAGTAAAAATGTAATTGCGGTTCCTGTAGATCAAATCCGATTGGATAAAAAGAAGGTAGTGAACATGCGCGATGTAGACGCCAAGGATTCTGGAAAATTATGTGGCCCAAAAGCTGCCAATTTGGGAGAGTTGAAAAAGTTGTTTCCAGATCAGGTGGTGGAAGGATTAATTATTCCGTTCGGGATTTTTAGGTCGCATATGGATGAAGCTATGCCTGGTGAAAACAAGTCGTACTGGGCATATTTGAATGATACGTTTTCAAAAGCGAATGAAATGCAATCGGAAGGCGCTTCAGAGGACGCTGTAGAAGATTTCCAACTCAAGGCCTTGGAAAAATTACATAAAGCCATTATTAAAATGCCACTTGACGCCTCATTTTTAAAAGATTTAAAAAGTAATTTTAAGTCTGTTTTTGGAGATAAAATTGGCGATGTTCCTGTGTTTTTAAGAAGTGACACGAATATGGAAGATCTTAAAGAGTTTACAGGAGCAGGATTAAACCTCACTTTATTTAATATTTTAGATGAAGCCGAAATATTAAATGGCATAAAGCGTGTCTGGGCATCTGCATATACCGAGAGAAGTTTTAAATGGAGGCAGAAGTATTTGTCTAACCCCGAAAATGTATTCCCGTCAATTTTAATTATTCCGAGTGTCGATGTGGATTACTCTGGTGTCATGATTACTAAGGGGATAAATTCTGGAAATGACGACGATTTAACCGTGGCATTTAGTAAAGGCGCTGGAGGTGCCGTTGACGGTCAATCTGCAGAAACAAGATTAATTACCGAAAAAACCCACGTGCTACTGGCGCCTGCGAGACAATCGGATTATATTCGATTGCCAAAAACTGGCGGCACTAAAGAGTATATTGCCACTTTTGAATCACCTATTTTAAATAATAAGAATATTGAAGATATTCGTGAAATTGCAAAAGAAGTTAGAAAAAAGTTATCTGAAGAATCAGTAAACAATCAGGCTTTTGATGTGGAGTTTGGTTTTAAAGATGACAAACTGTGGCTGTTCCAAATCCGTCCTTTCGTTGAAAATAAACAGGCCAAAAGCTCAGACTATCTTTCGGCTATTGCACCAAAACTGGACAAGAATTTAAAAATTAAGCTTTCAACATCTATATAA
- a CDS encoding serine hydrolase, translating to MKKLLSISILFAILISFGFTFYPIDGYETTGIKRLYQLRKFQLDSVRYTRIPAGAYKKLEDIKLNLTNVKEDSVNKILVEDDDFAKRINRLFPGGGYSAAVLDMSDPENLKYAAYRENVGYQPGSVGKIAVLNAVFYQLAKLCPDSWEDRVMYLRDIKVTSRYWGTGDHHTIPIYDIEKDRLTKRQVVASDEFSLYEWLDHMVSVSNNGAASVMYREAMLMAAFEENYFELTEEQAETYFKETPRDSLTNLANTVVNEPLRELGITEDDWRLGGLFTRPAGRYVGRKGGSIGTPKGLMKYLVKLEQGKVIDEKSSLEIKRLLYLTDRRIRYAKSNRLDSAAVYFKSGSYYKCDREKNPNCQKYAGNVFNYMNSVIIVEHPNNTKYIVCLMTNVLNKNSAGAHMYLASKIDDLISKDNIDKKPPVVEVDYKDEEDTGDN from the coding sequence ATGAAAAAGTTACTTAGCATTTCGATACTGTTCGCCATTTTAATATCATTTGGCTTCACTTTTTATCCTATTGATGGTTACGAAACCACGGGCATAAAAAGGTTATATCAACTCAGAAAATTTCAATTGGATAGCGTTCGCTATACGCGCATCCCAGCAGGAGCCTATAAAAAACTGGAGGATATTAAGCTAAATCTTACCAATGTAAAAGAAGATAGTGTTAATAAAATTTTAGTTGAAGATGACGATTTTGCTAAACGTATAAACAGGTTATTTCCTGGCGGTGGATATTCTGCAGCTGTACTCGATATGTCCGATCCCGAAAATTTAAAGTACGCTGCGTATAGAGAAAATGTTGGCTATCAACCAGGAAGCGTTGGTAAAATAGCCGTTTTAAATGCGGTTTTTTATCAATTAGCAAAATTATGTCCAGACTCTTGGGAAGATCGCGTGATGTATCTAAGAGATATTAAAGTGACCTCAAGATATTGGGGTACGGGCGACCATCACACCATTCCTATTTATGATATTGAAAAAGACAGACTCACTAAAAGACAAGTTGTGGCAAGTGATGAGTTTTCGTTATATGAATGGTTAGACCACATGGTTTCTGTAAGTAATAATGGTGCGGCCAGTGTCATGTATAGAGAAGCGATGCTTATGGCAGCATTTGAAGAAAACTATTTTGAACTGACTGAAGAGCAAGCAGAGACATATTTTAAGGAAACGCCTCGAGATTCATTAACTAACTTAGCAAATACGGTTGTTAACGAACCATTACGTGAACTTGGTATTACAGAAGATGACTGGAGATTGGGCGGATTGTTTACACGTCCTGCAGGAAGATACGTGGGTAGAAAAGGGGGAAGTATTGGTACGCCAAAAGGATTAATGAAATATCTGGTTAAATTAGAACAAGGGAAAGTAATAGACGAAAAATCTAGCTTGGAAATTAAACGCTTGTTGTACTTAACAGACCGTCGTATCCGTTATGCGAAATCTAACCGCTTAGACAGTGCTGCTGTTTATTTTAAATCGGGGAGCTATTATAAATGTGATCGTGAAAAGAATCCAAATTGTCAAAAATATGCTGGCAATGTGTTTAATTATATGAACTCGGTAATTATTGTAGAACATCCAAACAATACCAAGTATATAGTGTGTTTAATGACGAATGTGCTTAATAAAAACTCGGCAGGAGCGCATATGTACTTGGCAAGTAAAATTGATGACTTGATTTCTAAGGATAATATAGATAAAAAGCCGCCAGTTGTTGAGGTAGACTATAAAGATGAAGAAGATACAGGTGATAATTAG